In [Phormidium] sp. ETS-05, the genomic window TTTCCACCGCCAAATTGCGCGATGTCGCCACTGTTTCCACAAACTGCTGATAACTGTTATCAATCAGCTCTTGCAGGATGTTCTGTTCCGGTTCCGTCAGTTCTCGGTCAAAGGCGAGGATATCTTTGTAAGGACCAGATTTAATCGTTTTAAAGGAAACGCCGATTTTATCCAAGAGGCGTTCCAGATTATTTCCCCGCAAAATCACCCCGATACTGCCGGTGATGGTGCCGGGGTTGGCCATAATATGTTTAGCACCCATCCCAATATAGACGCCACCGGAGGCGGAAATATTGCCAAAACTGGCCACAATCGAGATTTTTTCACTCAGACGCTTTAAAGCGCTATAGATTTCCTGGGAATCACCCACAGTACCGCCGGGGCTGTCAATGCGCAGCAGCAAGGCAGGATATTTTTTTTCCTCCACAATTTTCAGAGCCGATAGCACCCTTTGGCGCGTCGCCGAAGCGATCGCCCCCGTAATTTCAATCCGTGCAATTTGCTTTCTTGCCTTTCTAAATGGCCAAATCATGGGCAGTCAACAGTTATATATCAGTAGGGAAACGACTTTTGTAGTAGGGCTTTAGCCCAGAGGCGGGGAAACTGGGGAATTAGGGCCCTAGCCCCACTAAGAACCAGCGCCCGCAGCCTACGGCATACCGCCCGGAGGTACTCCCCAGCTCAATTGTGCCTTATTTGGCGGGTTCATAGTCGATCGCGCCAGCTTTCTCACCACCACCAGGAACGTCAGGGATTGATGTTAAATTTCTTAACATAACTACACAACCTGCTACAATTGCGGCAACCCCTCTATTACCCAGAGGCCCCCATCCCCCCCTTCCCCAGTCAGAGCGGGTGCAGCCATCATCTCAGCTCCCACCGATAACCGCCCCGTTCCTCCCCCTGTCAGAAATCCCAACCACAGTGGGAGCCAAAAATATTTTTAACCAGCCCATGTATAAAGAAGTAGAATCAAAACTCCCTTTCAACCCCAAATTAGACCCAGAAGTGAGCCCCATTACTCACAGCTCACCCCCGGCGGTATTCAGCAAAATCCTGATCATTGCCCCATTTTTCCTCTGGGGCACCGCAATGGTAGCCATGAAAGGCACCATCCCCCACACCACCCCCATGTTTATGGCAGGAATGCGCCTCGTGCCCGCCGGGGTAATGGTCATAGCCGCCGCTGCCTTGTGGGGACGCCCCATCCTCCCCAAAAGCCTCAAAGCATGGTTGTGGATTGCCTTTTTTGCCCTCGTAGATGGGGCAATGTTTCAAGGTTTCCTCGCCGAAGGCTTAGTGAGAACCGGAGCCGGTTTGGGGTCAGTGATGATTGACTCCCAACCCCTAGCCGTGGCCCTACTATCCGCATGGCTGTTTGGGGAAATCATCGGCATTTGGGGTGTCGCAGGCTTGCTCCTCGGAGTCGCTGGCATCAGCCTGATTGGCATCCCTGATGAGTGGATTTTCTCCCTACTCCAAGGTAATATAAAATTAGCCAGCGTCGCCAACTTCGGCCATATCTTTGACAGCGGGGAATGGTGGATGCTCATGGCGGCTCTATCGATGGCGGTAGGCACCGTGACGATGCGCCAAGTCGCCTTCTTTGCTGACCCCGTAGCTGCCACCGGATGGCATATGATTTTGGGTGGTTTGCCACTATGGGCCCTCAGTTGGGCAACCGAGTCCCAGCAGTGGGTGAATATTGACGGTTACGGCTGGATGGCCTTAGCCTACTCCACCGTATTCGGCAGCGCGATCGCCTACGGCATCTTCTTCTACTTTGCCG contains:
- a CDS encoding DMT family transporter translates to MVAMKGTIPHTTPMFMAGMRLVPAGVMVIAAAALWGRPILPKSLKAWLWIAFFALVDGAMFQGFLAEGLVRTGAGLGSVMIDSQPLAVALLSAWLFGEIIGIWGVAGLLLGVAGISLIGIPDEWIFSLLQGNIKLASVANFGHIFDSGEWWMLMAALSMAVGTVTMRQVAFFADPVAATGWHMILGGLPLWALSWATESQQWVNIDGYGWMALAYSTVFGSAIAYGIFFYFAAFGNLTSLSSLTFLTPVFALIFGHLLLSETLSPLQTFGVFLTLGSIYLIQQRAELAAKFPIFQSRRKATSHSPAGETDAI
- the sppA gene encoding signal peptide peptidase SppA; translation: MIWPFRKARKQIARIEITGAIASATRQRVLSALKIVEEKKYPALLLRIDSPGGTVGDSQEIYSALKRLSEKISIVASFGNISASGGVYIGMGAKHIMANPGTITGSIGVILRGNNLERLLDKIGVSFKTIKSGPYKDILAFDRELTEPEQNILQELIDNSYQQFVETVATSRNLAVETVKSFADGRIFTGAQALELGIVDKLGTEEEARRWAAELVGLDPEKTPCITLEERKPLLGRLLGNSAAIAGIESSLDWVEFELATSGMPLWLYRS